A region of the Oculatellaceae cyanobacterium genome:
GAGGTAATCCTAAACCTGTACCTTTTACCCGATTTTGTGTTGGGCTTTCTATTTGAATAAATTGTTCAAAAATACGCTGTTGATCTTCTGGAGCAATTCCTAACCCTGTGTCTGATATAGAAAATACAACCTTATTATTTGAGCCTAACTTCGCACTGACACGCACTTCTCCTTGTTCCGTAAACTTTACAGCATTAGAAATAAAGTTTCTGAGAATTTGAGAAACTTTGCCTTCATCAGTATAAAGTTTAGGAATATCTATCGGATCTTCAAATATTAAAGCAATATTATCAGAGGTAATTAGCGGTCGAAACATTCCTCTCAAGGCACTGAAAACATCATCAATACTAAATTCAGTAGGATTAACAACTATTTTTCCAGCTTCTATTTTTGCTATATCTAATAAATTGTTAACTAATTCTGATAATATTTCTGCTGACTTGCGGATGAACTTAACCTGTTTTTCTTGTTCTGGGCTTAAGTCGCCGTCTGCACGATCTAATAGTAGCCCAGACAAACTCAAAATCGAGTTAAGAGGAGTACGAAACTCATGGCTCATATCAGCCAGAAAGTGAGATTTTAGTTTGGAACCCCGCTGCAAATACTCTGCCTTATCATCTAATTCTGCATAAAGTGCTACGACACCGCGATTCGTTTCTTCTAACTCTTTATTTAATTGTTCTAATTCAGCTTGTTTGGATCTAATCTCTTCTAAAGTGTTGAGAAGTTCCTGATTTTGGCGCTGCATTTCATCAAATAAACTCGATGAGTTTCGCTGTGCTAAATTTTGGGCAATTTTGGCGAGATATTGCCCTTTAACTATTGGGGTTTGCGATGGTAACTGTTTGCCCAATATAACTGTAGTGCCAATACCCGGAATAGATTCAATATGGAAATGATCTGTAAGTCGTTTCGCGCCAATGATACCTAAACCCATTCCGGTTTTTGAGGTATAATTACCATTTAAAATAGCTTCGATGTTATCAATTCCAGATCCGCGATCGCTAACCCTAATTAAAAAATTTTGAGGCGAATCTCCCTGTACTAAAAACTCTACTTTGCCACCGCCTGCGTATAGAAAAGCATTACGAGCAATTTCTGAAACAGCAGTAGCAATGCTGGTTTGTTCGTATACTTTAAAACCTAATAATTCTGCCAGTTGGCGTGTTCGCTGACGCGCCAGTACAAGGTCAGATTCTAAACTTAAATCTAGAGCAATAATCTTCGTCATCTTCACCAATTAAATTTGAATTGGAGACTGGTAAGTGATTTTAATTTAAACTTAATAATTAAACTATCTACTTATAAATAGATCTTTACTTGAATAATATGTAGCAGTAAATACATTTAATAATTTATTAGTATAGTCGTTAGCAGTCAGCTATCAGCCCTCAGCTTTTTAAAAGCCTTTGTAACCAAGGGTTTGAGAATAAATTTTGTCCTAACCGCTAAGGCGGTTGCTGTAGCTTCAGGATTGTTAAGAATAGATTTTGAAGTCAAAGGAAAAGTTTTTAATAATTTATTTCAATTCTCAAAACTTTCTCTAGCAACCAGTACTGTTACATCATCACGACCTCGTTTAAAATCTCGATATAAAACTCCTGCAATCAAACTAGGATGTTTGTCTACAAGATTAATATAACGGTTCAAGCGCCATTGCGTGGCTAACCCGTCAGAGTGCATCACTAGCAGTGCTTGTGAAGACCAAGGATAACTAAATTCCTGAAGTTTTAATAATTGATGACCAACAATACCATTGTAAGAAACCATGCTGCGGCTTTCTAGAGAAGTAATAATTGCTGCTGAAATATTACCTACCCCAGCAAAACGCACTGTTTGTTGGTCAAAATTGATTTCTGCGATCGCGATCGCTGCACCCCGCGTACTCCGCAAAGCACCGTGACAAGCTTCAATAATATCTTTCGGGCTAAGATGAGCAGAATTTTGAAAAATTTCCACAGCTTTTGATGATGCCTCAGCCGCTCCAAGTCCATGGCCCAAACCATCTGCCACTAAAATTAAACTTTTAGTAGGACTTTCAGAGATTGACCAAGCATCACCACAAACTTGTTCTCCCGCGATCGGTACACAAATCGCCCCGACTTCTAAAGAACTATTTGACTTAGTAACTGGCAAATCCTTAGACCACAGGCGACTTAATAGAACCGTACCTAATTGGGGAACAGAATAAATATCAAAAAAACTAGATAGACGACTAATAGCACCTAAACCATTGCCTGGAGTCCCTGCTGTGGAAAATCCGTCTTGTAAGCACTTTTGAATATCTTCCATCCCTAACCCTTTATCCAAACCTAAAATTTCCATCCCAGGAATATTTTTAGATTCTAGAGAACGCAACAGCAATTGACCTTCATTAGCGTGCTTAACTAAGTTTTTAGCAACTTCAGTAACAACAATAGCGACCTTTCCGCACTGTGTATCATTAAAGCCAAGTTCTTCAGCTACTATAGTGGCAATTCGTCGCACTTCTCCAACTTGACTATCCTCCGTAATCGGAAACATCAAATCTGACATATAATTTAGCCCTTAATTCCTAAAATTAATCTCAAAAATTCTTCATAACTTCACAAAAATCTGGTTAGCTGATCGTTAGACGGCACTTACAGTTGTAGAGACGTGATATATCGCGTCTCTACAACCCATCCAAACAACAATTATCAGTAAAAAAATATCTGCGTTTATCTGCGTAGCCTGCGGCAAGCGAAGTTCGCGCTATATCTGCGGTTAAAAATTTCTTAAAACCACTCAGGGCATCATTTCCACTTAGTAATCGTGATTCGCGTACCCCCACCCACACTAGAAACGATTTCAAATTCATTCACCAGCCGCTTACTACCGCTCAACCCCAATCCTAGCCCCTTACCAGTCGTGTAACCGTCTTTAAGCGCTAACTCAAGATCTGGAATACCAGGCCCCTCATCTTCAAAAGTCAACCGCAAAGCTTTACGAATTCCTTCATTTAAAGCTTCTAAATATAACTTACCACCTCCACCATAATCCACCATATTACGAGCCAACTCACTAGCTGCTGTAACTATCTTAGTTTGGTCTACCAAACTAAAACCCTGTTCGATAGCCCATTTCCGTACAATCTGCCTAACAAACACAATATCGGCTGAAGAGCCAACAGACATCACCTCATCTTTTTGCACGGCCATTGCCGTTCTCCTTAGAATGTAGCCTTCGTGATGCCCGCAGTAAACTCATCCCCCTTTCGACATTTAACGCTGTCCGAATTCCAGGTAGGGATAATCCTAACTCTACCAACGTGATCGCCACCGCAGGTTGCATTCCCACAACTACTGTTTCTGCATCCAGTACCCGTGACATGGCAGCAATATTTCCCAAAATTCTTCCAATAAAGGAGTCAACAATATCTAGTGAGGAAATATCAATTAGCACACCTGTAGCATTTGTTTGGGCGATCCGGTTAGTGAGGTCGTCCTGTAATGTCATAGCTAGGCGATCGTGCATATCTACTTGAATAGATACCAGCAGGAATTCCCCCATCTGGAGTATTGGAATATGTTCCACTCTCGCTTCCTTTGCTAAAACTAAGCTTTTGCACGGCTAATCATAAAGCCTGTATGTTCCAGTGCCATTACAAAGGCATCAGCCAACGTACCTTTAGTAACTACATCACTGAGATCTACCCCTAAGTGAACTATAGTTTGGGCAATTTGTGGACGAATGCCACTGATGATGCAGTCAGTCCCCATCAGTCTAGCCGCAGCAACAGTTTTGAGCAGATGTTGAGCCACTAGAGTATCTACTGTTGGCACTCCCGTAATGTCGATAATGGCAAATTCTGAACCAGTTTCCACTATTTTTTGTAATAGAGACTCCATTACAATTTGAGTCCTGGCGCTGTCCAGTGTACCAATGAGCGGAAGTGCTAGAATTCCTTCCCAAAGCTTCACAACTGGGGTTGAGAGTTCTAATAGCTCCTCCTGCTGGCGCATGATGACTTCTTCGCGGGTTTTTTGATAAGCCTCAGTAGTCCAAAGACCTAGTTTGTCTAACAAATTAGTTGCTAACCAAATTTCATCCGCGATCGCATCACTATTACCACCTAGTTCTTGCCGTAGTTGCTCAAATAATGGCTGTTTGAAAGAAAACACAAACAAGGCAATATCTCGTGGTGAAAAACCCTGCCTAGCGCGAGAATTGGAAATGCTAGTAAGTATTTCTCGCACTCGATTCCACTCAGATGCTTGAATGTTTGTCAAGTTACCACTTTGCGTAGCATCGGTCAGCAAGCTCAAAAATTCTGTAGACT
Encoded here:
- a CDS encoding ATP-binding protein — its product is MTKIIALDLSLESDLVLARQRTRQLAELLGFKVYEQTSIATAVSEIARNAFLYAGGGKVEFLVQGDSPQNFLIRVSDRGSGIDNIEAILNGNYTSKTGMGLGIIGAKRLTDHFHIESIPGIGTTVILGKQLPSQTPIVKGQYLAKIAQNLAQRNSSSLFDEMQRQNQELLNTLEEIRSKQAELEQLNKELEETNRGVVALYAELDDKAEYLQRGSKLKSHFLADMSHEFRTPLNSILSLSGLLLDRADGDLSPEQEKQVKFIRKSAEILSELVNNLLDIAKIEAGKIVVNPTEFSIDDVFSALRGMFRPLITSDNIALIFEDPIDIPKLYTDEGKVSQILRNFISNAVKFTEQGEVRVSAKLGSNNKVVFSISDTGLGIAPEDQQRIFEQFIQIESPTQNRVKGTGLGLPLCLKLAELLGGSVSVQSQLGVGSTFVATIPLQYSQPKEELLVSEMSWMIDSNRYPVLVVEDNLETLFIYEKYLETSQFQVIPARTLQEARKALWEVRPKVVVLDLLLEIENTWAFISEIKENSFTQHIPVIVLTVIDNRTKAIALGADDFCVKPVEKKWLLEKLTALIEQKPLEKILIIDDDPTARYLLKTILSNKGHSIVEATSGEEGIRKVYEEKPQLIFLDLVMPNLNGFQVIEHLKSDPVTKNIPVVINTSKILDQSEKEYLENRALTIIDKYYYSTDMMNNLIEETLKKVYL
- a CDS encoding ATP-binding SpoIIE family protein phosphatase yields the protein MSDLMFPITEDSQVGEVRRIATIVAEELGFNDTQCGKVAIVVTEVAKNLVKHANEGQLLLRSLESKNIPGMEILGLDKGLGMEDIQKCLQDGFSTAGTPGNGLGAISRLSSFFDIYSVPQLGTVLLSRLWSKDLPVTKSNSSLEVGAICVPIAGEQVCGDAWSISESPTKSLILVADGLGHGLGAAEASSKAVEIFQNSAHLSPKDIIEACHGALRSTRGAAIAIAEINFDQQTVRFAGVGNISAAIITSLESRSMVSYNGIVGHQLLKLQEFSYPWSSQALLVMHSDGLATQWRLNRYINLVDKHPSLIAGVLYRDFKRGRDDVTVLVARESFEN
- a CDS encoding anti-sigma regulatory factor; protein product: MAVQKDEVMSVGSSADIVFVRQIVRKWAIEQGFSLVDQTKIVTAASELARNMVDYGGGGKLYLEALNEGIRKALRLTFEDEGPGIPDLELALKDGYTTGKGLGLGLSGSKRLVNEFEIVSSVGGGTRITITKWK
- a CDS encoding STAS domain-containing protein — translated: MEHIPILQMGEFLLVSIQVDMHDRLAMTLQDDLTNRIAQTNATGVLIDISSLDIVDSFIGRILGNIAAMSRVLDAETVVVGMQPAVAITLVELGLSLPGIRTALNVERGMSLLRASRRLHSKENGNGRAKR
- a CDS encoding STAS domain-containing protein, with the translated sequence MSLNGKSLIPEILKKYQAGLLTEWMKEQAAAGLRRENFMKETELRQQSTEFLSLLTDATQSGNLTNIQASEWNRVREILTSISNSRARQGFSPRDIALFVFSFKQPLFEQLRQELGGNSDAIADEIWLATNLLDKLGLWTTEAYQKTREEVIMRQQEELLELSTPVVKLWEGILALPLIGTLDSARTQIVMESLLQKIVETGSEFAIIDITGVPTVDTLVAQHLLKTVAAARLMGTDCIISGIRPQIAQTIVHLGVDLSDVVTKGTLADAFVMALEHTGFMISRAKA